In Amphiprion ocellaris isolate individual 3 ecotype Okinawa chromosome 3, ASM2253959v1, whole genome shotgun sequence, one genomic interval encodes:
- the plekha5 gene encoding pleckstrin homology domain-containing family A member 5 isoform X15, whose product MAADLQPEWISCLPSSWSYGVTRDGRVFFSNEEAKSTTWLHPVSGEAVITGHRKTPDLPTGWEEGYTFEGARCFINHNERKVTCKHPVSGLPSQDNCIFVVNEHVNCGKLCHPAFSRSASKVPANEKKERPVSTMSEASNYTGGSDYAANPNSPAGRPSRPSKKIHNFGKRSNSIRRNPSAPVIKRNWLYKQDSTGMKLWKKRWFVLSDLCLFYYRDEKEEGILGSILLPSFYISMLSVDDHINRKYAFKATHPNMRTYYFCTDTAKEMESWMKVMTDAALVHSEPPKRMENLKVEQCGPQEINHVSNHRQPLTQPEIQNNERNREVDREHIAAVTPATEEKERKQRDAERYGFQKDGAERERPLTKINSIKLQPTQAAPIKATSPQPLAEIDRSHHSPQVNGSAEQCQTDGSGVPPQQSPSHEPDRSLSRTSSMQQLEQWVRTQRGRNQDDDTTSVTSYQTLPRNMPSHRVPYMPHYGDGYRSMPRNSMAQRDSICSLSPSLYEQALGPSMADKRRSMRDDTMWQLYEWQQRQAYTRQSGLYSNMASPKTMINLSEHAAPSHSIPPSPSHGSLSMYGGYSPMRSYNMGNARSEVSSPIYRRDMSIDRRLRPQVNKYAYPPDRRSMPAGIPIQTVTAQSLQGKTNDILSHHLQRNLMYLDNQLSPEDFREQAYTCMPEEVDIDTKLSRLCEQDKVVRTQEDKVQQLYREKHTLETALLSASQEIEMGSDNPAAMQSVIQQRDLLQSGLLSTCRELSRVTAELERSWREYDKLEGDVTLAKNNLLEQLEALGSPQTEPPSQQHVRIQKELWRIQDVMEALGKHKAQRNAVDGMGFCGPKANFSKHKNEGPDYRLYKSEPELTTVAEVDESNGEDRSENPCDREHAGQKGMSYPVGIVPPRTKSPVPESSSIASYVTLRKSKKPDPRTERPRSAVEQQLCAAESGRPRMSVEEQLERIRRHQQGALREKKKGLNIRGSSQENTPSRSHSFTKENHFRSMQSQMRRRDEVMSSDIQELEASLRQQEVVREQETPAEEIARLKESSQADHFNVDRELSVPDKVLIPERYIESDPEEALSPEQEADKQRKVDRIKALIAKNSMQNVLPGMALSPEEETEEEVTVQEKEKMINISYELAAEASKRSKLVAVKSLSSSSSPLPQSPTTPPQLTDGSHFMCV is encoded by the exons TGTGAATTGTGGAAAATTGTGTCACCCAGCATTTAGCAG ATCTGCCTCCAAAGTGCCAGCGAATGAGAAGAAGGAACGGCCAGTAAGCACCATGAGTGAGGCCTCCAACTACACAGGCGGCTCGGACTACGCTGCAAACCCCAATAGCCCAGCAGGAAGA CCCTCAAGACCTTCTAAAAAAATTCACAACTTTGGGAAGCGGTCCAACTCCATCAGGAGGAATCCCAGCGCCCCAGTTATCAAGAGAAACTGGCTTTATAAACAG GACAGTACAGGGATGAAGCTATGGAAAAAGAGGTGGTTTGTCCTGTCCGACCTGTGCCTCTTTTACTACAGAG ATGAAAAAGAGGAGGGAATACTTGGCAGCATCCTCCTACCAAGTTTTTATATATCCATGCTGTCTGTCGATGATCACATTAACAGAAAATATGCCTTCAAG GCGACACATCCCAACATGCGGACATACTATTTTTGCACAGACACAGCCAAAGAGATGGAGTCTTGGATGAAAGTAATGACAGATGCTGCACTTGTGCATTCAGAGCCACCCAAAAG GATGGAGAACCTAAAAGTGGAACAATGTGGACCACAAGAGATCAACCATGTCTCCAACCACAGGCAGCCTCTCACACAGCCTGAAATCCAGAACAATGAACGCAACCGTGAAGTTGACCGAGAACACATTGCTGCAGTCACCCCCGCCAcagaagaaaaggagaggaaGCAGCGAGATGCTGAGCGCTATGGCTTCCAGAAGGACGGGGCTGAGCGGGAACGCCCACTCACTAAGATCAACAGTATCAAACTGCAGCCAACCCAGGCAGCACCCATCAAAGCGACCTCGCCGCAGCCTTTGGCTGAGATCGACAGGTCACACCATAGCCCTCAAGTGAATGGATCTGCAGAACAGTGTCAAACTGATGGGAGTGGAGTCCCTCCTCAGCAAAGTCCCTCCCATGAGCCAGACCGCAGCCTGAGTAGGACAAGCTCTATGCAGCAGCTGGAGCAGTGGGTTCGCACACAGAGAGGGCGTAACCAGGATGATGATACCACGAG CGTCACGTCCTACCAGACGCTGCCCAGGAACATGCCAAGCCACCGGGTACCCTATATGCCTCATTATGGAGATGGCTACCGCAGCATGCCTAGGAATAGCATGGCACAGCGGGATAGCATATGCAGCTTGTCACCGTCGTTGTACGAGCAGGCCCTGGGTCCCTCGATGGCTGATAAGCGCCGGTCCATGCGCGACGACACCATGTGGCAATTATACGAGTGGCAGCAAAGACAGGCTTACACCAGACAGTCTGGGCTCTACAGCAATATGGCCAGTCCCAAAACCATGATCAACTTGTCAGAGCATGCTGCACCGAGCCACTCCATTCCCCCTTCACCTTCCCACGGCTCCCTGTCCATGTACGGTGGTTACTCTCCGATGCGATCCTACAACATGGGCAATGCTCGTTCAGAAGTTTCCTCTCCCATCTACAGAAGAGACATGAGTATTGACAGACGGCTCAGGCCACAAGTCAACAAG TATGCCTACCCACCTGATAGGAGGTCTATGCCTGCAGGGATCCCAATCCAGACTGTCACTGCCCAGTCTCTCCAAGGCAAAACA AACGACATTCTCTCCCATCACCTCCAAAGGAACCTCATGTACTTGGACAATCAG tTGAGCCCAGAAGACTTCAGGGAACAGGCCTATACATGTATGCCAGAAGAAGTGGATATTGAT ACTAAACTTAGCAGGTTGTGTGAGCAGGATAAAGTGGTGAGGACACAGGAGGACAAAGTTCAGCAGCTGTACAGAGAGAAG CACACCCTGGAGACAGCGCTTCTGTCAGCCAGTCAGGAGATAGAGATGGGCTCTGATAACCCGGCTGCCATGCAGAGCGTCATCCAGCAGAGAGACTTACTGCAGAGCGGCCTCCTCAGCACCTGCAGAGAGCTGTCCAGAGTCACTGCT GAGCTGGAGCGGTCATGGAGGGAATATGACAAGCTTGAGGGAGATGTGACTCTGGCTAAGAACAACCTGCTGGAGCAGCTAGAAGCACTGGGAAGCCCTCAG ACGGAGCCTCCCAGTCAGCAGCATGTTCGCATCCAGAAAGAGCTGTGGAGGATTCAAGATGTGATGGAGGCCCTCGGTAAACACAAAGCCCAGAGGAACGCTGTTGATGGGATGGGTTTCTGTGGGCCCAAAGCCAACTTCAGTAAGCACAAAAACGAG GGTCCTGACTACAGGCTCTATAAGAGTGAACCAGAGCTCACTACAGTGGCAGAAGTGGATGAAAGCAATGGAGAGGACAGATCTGAAAATCCATGTGATAGAGAACATGCTGGACAGAAAG GGATGTCATACCCAGTTGGCATCGTCCCACCCAGAACCAAATCTCCAGTGCCTGAGTCTTCCTCCATAGCTTCATATGTTACATTAAGGAAGAGCAAGAAGCCTGACCCCAGGACG GAGCGTCCACGCAGCgcagtggagcagcagctgtgtgctGCAGAGAGCGGCCGTCCCAGGATGAGCgtggaggagcagctggagaGGATCCGTCGCCACCAGCAAGGTGCCCTcagggagaagaagaaaggcCTCAACATCCGTGGAAGCAGCCAGGAGAACACACCCTCTCGCAGTCACTCATTTACGAAAGAAAATCATTTCCGCAGCATGCAG TCTCAAATGAGACGTAGAGATGAGGTGATGAGCAGCGACATTCAGGAGCTGGAGGCCTCTCTCAGGCAGCAAGAAGTAGTGAGGGAGCAGGAGACACCTGCTGAGGAGATTGCCCGTCTCAAGGAGTCCTCACAGGCTGACCACTTTAATGTGGACCGAGAG CTCTCTGTGCCTGACAAAGTGCTGATTCCTGAGCGTTACATTGAATCAGACCCAGAGGAGGCTCTGAGTCCTGAGCAGGAGGCTGATAAGCAGAGGAAGGTTGACCGCATCAAAGCCCTCATAGCcaaaaacag CATGCAAAATGTGCTGCCTGGTATGGCTCTAAGCCCAgaggaggagactgaagagGAGGTTACTGTacaggagaaggagaagatgatTAATATCTCCTACGAACTGGCAGCAGAGGCCTCCAAACGCAGCAAGCTGGTAGCAG TGAAAAGCCTGTCGTCCTCTTCCTCACCCCTTCCACAGTCTCCCACCACACCCCCTCAACTCACTGACGGTTCTCACTTCATGTGTGTGTAG
- the plekha5 gene encoding pleckstrin homology domain-containing family A member 5 isoform X6, with amino-acid sequence MAADLQPEWISCLPSSWSYGVTRDGRVFFSNEEAKSTTWLHPVSGEAVITGHRKTPDLPTGWEEGYTFEGARCFINHNERKVTCKHPVSGLPSQDNCIFVVNEHVNCGKLCHPAFSRSASKVPANEKKERPVSTMSEASNYTGGSDYAANPNSPAGRPSRPSKKIHNFGKRSNSIRRNPSAPVIKRNWLYKQDSTGMKLWKKRWFVLSDLCLFYYRDEKEEGILGSILLPSFYISMLSVDDHINRKYAFKATHPNMRTYYFCTDTAKEMESWMKVMTDAALVHSEPPKRMENLKVEQCGPQEINHVSNHRQPLTQPEIQNNERNREVDREHIAAVTPATEEKERKQRDAERYGFQKDGAERERPLTKINSIKLQPTQAAPIKATSPQPLAEIDRSHHSPQVNGSAEQCQTDGSGVPPQQSPSHEPDRSLSRTSSMQQLEQWVRTQRGRNQDDDTTSVTSYQTLPRNMPSHRVPYMPHYGDGYRSMPRNSMAQRDSICSLSPSLYEQALGPSMADKRRSMRDDTMWQLYEWQQRQAYTRQSGLYSNMASPKTMINLSEHAAPSHSIPPSPSHGSLSMYGGYSPMRSYNMGNARSEVSSPIYRRDMSIDRRLRPQVNKYAYPPDRRSMPAGIPIQTVTAQSLQGKTPEELTLLLIKLRRQQAELNSIREHTVAQLMQLNTDGDNPKLSPEDFREQAYTCMPEEVDIDTKLSRLCEQDKVVRTQEDKVQQLYREKHTLETALLSASQEIEMGSDNPAAMQSVIQQRDLLQSGLLSTCRELSRVTAELERSWREYDKLEGDVTLAKNNLLEQLEALGSPQTEPPSQQHVRIQKELWRIQDVMEALGKHKAQRNAVDGMGFCGPKANFSKHKNEEEDLVPPRPPLPQSYEPDPPTVPPMPSHAGVRPSSLHKPEDRKASHRNSTHSGPDYRLYKSEPELTTVAEVDESNGEDRSENPCDREHAGQKGMSYPVGIVPPRTKSPVPESSSIASYVTLRKSKKPDPRTERPRSAVEQQLCAAESGRPRMSVEEQLERIRRHQQGALREKKKGLNIRGSSQENTPSRSHSFTKENHFRSMQSQMRRRDEVMSSDIQELEASLRQQEVVREQETPAEEIARLKESSQADHFNVDRELSVPDKVLIPERYIESDPEEALSPEQEADKQRKVDRIKALIAKNSMQNVLPGMALSPEEETEEEVTVQEKEKMINISYELAAEASKRSKLVAVKSLSSSSSPLPQSPTTPPQLTDGSHFMCV; translated from the exons TGTGAATTGTGGAAAATTGTGTCACCCAGCATTTAGCAG ATCTGCCTCCAAAGTGCCAGCGAATGAGAAGAAGGAACGGCCAGTAAGCACCATGAGTGAGGCCTCCAACTACACAGGCGGCTCGGACTACGCTGCAAACCCCAATAGCCCAGCAGGAAGA CCCTCAAGACCTTCTAAAAAAATTCACAACTTTGGGAAGCGGTCCAACTCCATCAGGAGGAATCCCAGCGCCCCAGTTATCAAGAGAAACTGGCTTTATAAACAG GACAGTACAGGGATGAAGCTATGGAAAAAGAGGTGGTTTGTCCTGTCCGACCTGTGCCTCTTTTACTACAGAG ATGAAAAAGAGGAGGGAATACTTGGCAGCATCCTCCTACCAAGTTTTTATATATCCATGCTGTCTGTCGATGATCACATTAACAGAAAATATGCCTTCAAG GCGACACATCCCAACATGCGGACATACTATTTTTGCACAGACACAGCCAAAGAGATGGAGTCTTGGATGAAAGTAATGACAGATGCTGCACTTGTGCATTCAGAGCCACCCAAAAG GATGGAGAACCTAAAAGTGGAACAATGTGGACCACAAGAGATCAACCATGTCTCCAACCACAGGCAGCCTCTCACACAGCCTGAAATCCAGAACAATGAACGCAACCGTGAAGTTGACCGAGAACACATTGCTGCAGTCACCCCCGCCAcagaagaaaaggagaggaaGCAGCGAGATGCTGAGCGCTATGGCTTCCAGAAGGACGGGGCTGAGCGGGAACGCCCACTCACTAAGATCAACAGTATCAAACTGCAGCCAACCCAGGCAGCACCCATCAAAGCGACCTCGCCGCAGCCTTTGGCTGAGATCGACAGGTCACACCATAGCCCTCAAGTGAATGGATCTGCAGAACAGTGTCAAACTGATGGGAGTGGAGTCCCTCCTCAGCAAAGTCCCTCCCATGAGCCAGACCGCAGCCTGAGTAGGACAAGCTCTATGCAGCAGCTGGAGCAGTGGGTTCGCACACAGAGAGGGCGTAACCAGGATGATGATACCACGAG CGTCACGTCCTACCAGACGCTGCCCAGGAACATGCCAAGCCACCGGGTACCCTATATGCCTCATTATGGAGATGGCTACCGCAGCATGCCTAGGAATAGCATGGCACAGCGGGATAGCATATGCAGCTTGTCACCGTCGTTGTACGAGCAGGCCCTGGGTCCCTCGATGGCTGATAAGCGCCGGTCCATGCGCGACGACACCATGTGGCAATTATACGAGTGGCAGCAAAGACAGGCTTACACCAGACAGTCTGGGCTCTACAGCAATATGGCCAGTCCCAAAACCATGATCAACTTGTCAGAGCATGCTGCACCGAGCCACTCCATTCCCCCTTCACCTTCCCACGGCTCCCTGTCCATGTACGGTGGTTACTCTCCGATGCGATCCTACAACATGGGCAATGCTCGTTCAGAAGTTTCCTCTCCCATCTACAGAAGAGACATGAGTATTGACAGACGGCTCAGGCCACAAGTCAACAAG TATGCCTACCCACCTGATAGGAGGTCTATGCCTGCAGGGATCCCAATCCAGACTGTCACTGCCCAGTCTCTCCAAGGCAAAACA CCTGAGGAACTGACTTTGCTGCTGATAAAGCTGCGACGGCAGCAGGCAGAGCTAAACAGTATCCGGGAGCACACTGTAGCACAGCTTATGCAACTAAACACGGATGGCGACAACCCAAAG tTGAGCCCAGAAGACTTCAGGGAACAGGCCTATACATGTATGCCAGAAGAAGTGGATATTGAT ACTAAACTTAGCAGGTTGTGTGAGCAGGATAAAGTGGTGAGGACACAGGAGGACAAAGTTCAGCAGCTGTACAGAGAGAAG CACACCCTGGAGACAGCGCTTCTGTCAGCCAGTCAGGAGATAGAGATGGGCTCTGATAACCCGGCTGCCATGCAGAGCGTCATCCAGCAGAGAGACTTACTGCAGAGCGGCCTCCTCAGCACCTGCAGAGAGCTGTCCAGAGTCACTGCT GAGCTGGAGCGGTCATGGAGGGAATATGACAAGCTTGAGGGAGATGTGACTCTGGCTAAGAACAACCTGCTGGAGCAGCTAGAAGCACTGGGAAGCCCTCAG ACGGAGCCTCCCAGTCAGCAGCATGTTCGCATCCAGAAAGAGCTGTGGAGGATTCAAGATGTGATGGAGGCCCTCGGTAAACACAAAGCCCAGAGGAACGCTGTTGATGGGATGGGTTTCTGTGGGCCCAAAGCCAACTTCAGTAAGCACAAAAACGAG GAGGAGGACTTGGTACCCCCACGGCCACCCCTACCCCAGTCCTACGAGCCCGACCCCCCCACCGTGCCCCCCATGCCCTCTCATGCTGGTGTGCGCCCTTCATCACTCCACAAGCCAGAGGACAGGAAGGCCAGTCACAGGAATAGCACGCACAGC GGTCCTGACTACAGGCTCTATAAGAGTGAACCAGAGCTCACTACAGTGGCAGAAGTGGATGAAAGCAATGGAGAGGACAGATCTGAAAATCCATGTGATAGAGAACATGCTGGACAGAAAG GGATGTCATACCCAGTTGGCATCGTCCCACCCAGAACCAAATCTCCAGTGCCTGAGTCTTCCTCCATAGCTTCATATGTTACATTAAGGAAGAGCAAGAAGCCTGACCCCAGGACG GAGCGTCCACGCAGCgcagtggagcagcagctgtgtgctGCAGAGAGCGGCCGTCCCAGGATGAGCgtggaggagcagctggagaGGATCCGTCGCCACCAGCAAGGTGCCCTcagggagaagaagaaaggcCTCAACATCCGTGGAAGCAGCCAGGAGAACACACCCTCTCGCAGTCACTCATTTACGAAAGAAAATCATTTCCGCAGCATGCAG TCTCAAATGAGACGTAGAGATGAGGTGATGAGCAGCGACATTCAGGAGCTGGAGGCCTCTCTCAGGCAGCAAGAAGTAGTGAGGGAGCAGGAGACACCTGCTGAGGAGATTGCCCGTCTCAAGGAGTCCTCACAGGCTGACCACTTTAATGTGGACCGAGAG CTCTCTGTGCCTGACAAAGTGCTGATTCCTGAGCGTTACATTGAATCAGACCCAGAGGAGGCTCTGAGTCCTGAGCAGGAGGCTGATAAGCAGAGGAAGGTTGACCGCATCAAAGCCCTCATAGCcaaaaacag CATGCAAAATGTGCTGCCTGGTATGGCTCTAAGCCCAgaggaggagactgaagagGAGGTTACTGTacaggagaaggagaagatgatTAATATCTCCTACGAACTGGCAGCAGAGGCCTCCAAACGCAGCAAGCTGGTAGCAG TGAAAAGCCTGTCGTCCTCTTCCTCACCCCTTCCACAGTCTCCCACCACACCCCCTCAACTCACTGACGGTTCTCACTTCATGTGTGTGTAG
- the plekha5 gene encoding pleckstrin homology domain-containing family A member 5 isoform X13, giving the protein MAADLQPEWISCLPSSWSYGVTRDGRVFFSNEEAKSTTWLHPVSGEAVITGHRKTPDLPTGWEEGYTFEGARCFINHNERKVTCKHPVSGLPSQDNCIFVVNEHVNCGKLCHPAFSRSASKVPANEKKERPVSTMSEASNYTGGSDYAANPNSPAGRPSRPSKKIHNFGKRSNSIRRNPSAPVIKRNWLYKQDSTGMKLWKKRWFVLSDLCLFYYRDEKEEGILGSILLPSFYISMLSVDDHINRKYAFKATHPNMRTYYFCTDTAKEMESWMKVMTDAALVHSEPPKRMENLKVEQCGPQEINHVSNHRQPLTQPEIQNNERNREVDREHIAAVTPATEEKERKQRDAERYGFQKDGAERERPLTKINSIKLQPTQAAPIKATSPQPLAEIDRSHHSPQVNGSAEQCQTDGSGVPPQQSPSHEPDRSLSRTSSMQQLEQWVRTQRGRNQDDDTTSVTSYQTLPRNMPSHRVPYMPHYGDGYRSMPRNSMAQRDSICSLSPSLYEQALGPSMADKRRSMRDDTMWQLYEWQQRQAYTRQSGLYSNMASPKTMINLSEHAAPSHSIPPSPSHGSLSMYGGYSPMRSYNMGNARSEVSSPIYRRDMSIDRRLRPQVNKYAYPPDRRSMPAGIPIQTVTAQSLQGKTPEELTLLLIKLRRQQAELNSIREHTVAQLMQLNTDGDNPKLSPEDFREQAYTCMPEEVDIDTKLSRLCEQDKVVRTQEDKVQQLYREKHTLETALLSASQEIEMGSDNPAAMQSVIQQRDLLQSGLLSTCRELSRVTAELERSWREYDKLEGDVTLAKNNLLEQLEALGSPQTEPPSQQHVRIQKELWRIQDVMEALGKHKAQRNAVDGMGFCGPKANFSKHKNEGPDYRLYKSEPELTTVAEVDESNGEDRSENPCDREHAGQKGMSYPVGIVPPRTKSPVPESSSIASYVTLRKSKKPDPRTERPRSAVEQQLCAAESGRPRMSVEEQLERIRRHQQGALREKKKGLNIRGSSQENTPSRSHSFTKENHFRSMQSQMRRRDEVMSSDIQELEASLRQQEVVREQETPAEEIARLKESSQADHFNVDRELSVPDKVLIPERYIESDPEEALSPEQEADKQRKVDRIKALIAKNSMQNVLPGMALSPEEETEEEVTVQEKEKMINISYELAAEASKRSKLVAVKSLSSSSSPLPQSPTTPPQLTDGSHFMCV; this is encoded by the exons TGTGAATTGTGGAAAATTGTGTCACCCAGCATTTAGCAG ATCTGCCTCCAAAGTGCCAGCGAATGAGAAGAAGGAACGGCCAGTAAGCACCATGAGTGAGGCCTCCAACTACACAGGCGGCTCGGACTACGCTGCAAACCCCAATAGCCCAGCAGGAAGA CCCTCAAGACCTTCTAAAAAAATTCACAACTTTGGGAAGCGGTCCAACTCCATCAGGAGGAATCCCAGCGCCCCAGTTATCAAGAGAAACTGGCTTTATAAACAG GACAGTACAGGGATGAAGCTATGGAAAAAGAGGTGGTTTGTCCTGTCCGACCTGTGCCTCTTTTACTACAGAG ATGAAAAAGAGGAGGGAATACTTGGCAGCATCCTCCTACCAAGTTTTTATATATCCATGCTGTCTGTCGATGATCACATTAACAGAAAATATGCCTTCAAG GCGACACATCCCAACATGCGGACATACTATTTTTGCACAGACACAGCCAAAGAGATGGAGTCTTGGATGAAAGTAATGACAGATGCTGCACTTGTGCATTCAGAGCCACCCAAAAG GATGGAGAACCTAAAAGTGGAACAATGTGGACCACAAGAGATCAACCATGTCTCCAACCACAGGCAGCCTCTCACACAGCCTGAAATCCAGAACAATGAACGCAACCGTGAAGTTGACCGAGAACACATTGCTGCAGTCACCCCCGCCAcagaagaaaaggagaggaaGCAGCGAGATGCTGAGCGCTATGGCTTCCAGAAGGACGGGGCTGAGCGGGAACGCCCACTCACTAAGATCAACAGTATCAAACTGCAGCCAACCCAGGCAGCACCCATCAAAGCGACCTCGCCGCAGCCTTTGGCTGAGATCGACAGGTCACACCATAGCCCTCAAGTGAATGGATCTGCAGAACAGTGTCAAACTGATGGGAGTGGAGTCCCTCCTCAGCAAAGTCCCTCCCATGAGCCAGACCGCAGCCTGAGTAGGACAAGCTCTATGCAGCAGCTGGAGCAGTGGGTTCGCACACAGAGAGGGCGTAACCAGGATGATGATACCACGAG CGTCACGTCCTACCAGACGCTGCCCAGGAACATGCCAAGCCACCGGGTACCCTATATGCCTCATTATGGAGATGGCTACCGCAGCATGCCTAGGAATAGCATGGCACAGCGGGATAGCATATGCAGCTTGTCACCGTCGTTGTACGAGCAGGCCCTGGGTCCCTCGATGGCTGATAAGCGCCGGTCCATGCGCGACGACACCATGTGGCAATTATACGAGTGGCAGCAAAGACAGGCTTACACCAGACAGTCTGGGCTCTACAGCAATATGGCCAGTCCCAAAACCATGATCAACTTGTCAGAGCATGCTGCACCGAGCCACTCCATTCCCCCTTCACCTTCCCACGGCTCCCTGTCCATGTACGGTGGTTACTCTCCGATGCGATCCTACAACATGGGCAATGCTCGTTCAGAAGTTTCCTCTCCCATCTACAGAAGAGACATGAGTATTGACAGACGGCTCAGGCCACAAGTCAACAAG TATGCCTACCCACCTGATAGGAGGTCTATGCCTGCAGGGATCCCAATCCAGACTGTCACTGCCCAGTCTCTCCAAGGCAAAACA CCTGAGGAACTGACTTTGCTGCTGATAAAGCTGCGACGGCAGCAGGCAGAGCTAAACAGTATCCGGGAGCACACTGTAGCACAGCTTATGCAACTAAACACGGATGGCGACAACCCAAAG tTGAGCCCAGAAGACTTCAGGGAACAGGCCTATACATGTATGCCAGAAGAAGTGGATATTGAT ACTAAACTTAGCAGGTTGTGTGAGCAGGATAAAGTGGTGAGGACACAGGAGGACAAAGTTCAGCAGCTGTACAGAGAGAAG CACACCCTGGAGACAGCGCTTCTGTCAGCCAGTCAGGAGATAGAGATGGGCTCTGATAACCCGGCTGCCATGCAGAGCGTCATCCAGCAGAGAGACTTACTGCAGAGCGGCCTCCTCAGCACCTGCAGAGAGCTGTCCAGAGTCACTGCT GAGCTGGAGCGGTCATGGAGGGAATATGACAAGCTTGAGGGAGATGTGACTCTGGCTAAGAACAACCTGCTGGAGCAGCTAGAAGCACTGGGAAGCCCTCAG ACGGAGCCTCCCAGTCAGCAGCATGTTCGCATCCAGAAAGAGCTGTGGAGGATTCAAGATGTGATGGAGGCCCTCGGTAAACACAAAGCCCAGAGGAACGCTGTTGATGGGATGGGTTTCTGTGGGCCCAAAGCCAACTTCAGTAAGCACAAAAACGAG GGTCCTGACTACAGGCTCTATAAGAGTGAACCAGAGCTCACTACAGTGGCAGAAGTGGATGAAAGCAATGGAGAGGACAGATCTGAAAATCCATGTGATAGAGAACATGCTGGACAGAAAG GGATGTCATACCCAGTTGGCATCGTCCCACCCAGAACCAAATCTCCAGTGCCTGAGTCTTCCTCCATAGCTTCATATGTTACATTAAGGAAGAGCAAGAAGCCTGACCCCAGGACG GAGCGTCCACGCAGCgcagtggagcagcagctgtgtgctGCAGAGAGCGGCCGTCCCAGGATGAGCgtggaggagcagctggagaGGATCCGTCGCCACCAGCAAGGTGCCCTcagggagaagaagaaaggcCTCAACATCCGTGGAAGCAGCCAGGAGAACACACCCTCTCGCAGTCACTCATTTACGAAAGAAAATCATTTCCGCAGCATGCAG TCTCAAATGAGACGTAGAGATGAGGTGATGAGCAGCGACATTCAGGAGCTGGAGGCCTCTCTCAGGCAGCAAGAAGTAGTGAGGGAGCAGGAGACACCTGCTGAGGAGATTGCCCGTCTCAAGGAGTCCTCACAGGCTGACCACTTTAATGTGGACCGAGAG CTCTCTGTGCCTGACAAAGTGCTGATTCCTGAGCGTTACATTGAATCAGACCCAGAGGAGGCTCTGAGTCCTGAGCAGGAGGCTGATAAGCAGAGGAAGGTTGACCGCATCAAAGCCCTCATAGCcaaaaacag CATGCAAAATGTGCTGCCTGGTATGGCTCTAAGCCCAgaggaggagactgaagagGAGGTTACTGTacaggagaaggagaagatgatTAATATCTCCTACGAACTGGCAGCAGAGGCCTCCAAACGCAGCAAGCTGGTAGCAG TGAAAAGCCTGTCGTCCTCTTCCTCACCCCTTCCACAGTCTCCCACCACACCCCCTCAACTCACTGACGGTTCTCACTTCATGTGTGTGTAG